A single window of Chloracidobacterium sp. DNA harbors:
- a CDS encoding PilZ domain-containing protein — translation MPSQYAEKRFALRLALRLPIVVSGRAEDGATWSEPTETDDISTLGALFQLNQTIRQGDSLYIRSHRPDGVPVEVKATAARVLPANYGTLRIGVAIDEPKDSWLRLFVAWIADDNVVEGIDE, via the coding sequence ATGCCGTCCCAGTATGCGGAAAAACGATTTGCACTAAGGTTGGCTCTGCGTCTGCCGATCGTCGTGTCGGGTCGCGCCGAAGATGGTGCAACGTGGAGCGAACCGACCGAAACCGACGACATTTCGACGCTCGGGGCTTTGTTTCAGCTCAATCAAACGATCCGCCAGGGCGACAGCCTCTACATCCGTTCACATCGACCCGACGGCGTTCCGGTTGAGGTCAAGGCAACTGCGGCACGCGTGCTGCCGGCTAATTATGGCACGTTGCGCATCGGCGTCGCGATCGACGAGCCCAAGGATAGTTGGCTTCGGCTCTTTGTAGCCTGGATCGCGGATGATAACGTGGTCGAGGGCATTGACGAATAA
- a CDS encoding enoyl-CoA hydratase/isomerase family protein → MSNYETITVEKRGPIAVLTINRPDKLNALNRNVHSEGVAALDDLRADASVRVLVITGSGPKSFIAGADISEFEGQTPVTQRDLFHERTFFNTIDSFPKPVIAMINGFCLGGGNELALACDIRICSENARFSQPEINLGIMPGGGGTQRLTRLIGEGRAMELILSGDMIDAATAHRFGLVNHVFSSEELEAKTMEFAGKIAEKAPIALQLCKEAVKFASHSNLDEGLRREVDLFAIVFSTEDKQEGVSAFLEKRKPVFKGK, encoded by the coding sequence ATGTCTAATTACGAGACCATCACCGTCGAAAAACGCGGCCCGATCGCCGTGCTTACAATTAACCGTCCGGACAAGCTCAATGCCCTTAACCGCAACGTACACAGTGAGGGCGTGGCCGCTCTCGACGACCTGCGGGCGGATGCGAGCGTGCGCGTGCTGGTGATCACCGGTTCCGGGCCAAAATCATTTATCGCCGGGGCCGACATCTCCGAATTTGAGGGACAAACGCCCGTTACTCAGCGAGACCTTTTTCACGAGCGCACGTTTTTTAACACCATCGACTCCTTTCCCAAACCGGTGATCGCGATGATCAATGGATTTTGTCTCGGCGGCGGAAACGAACTCGCACTTGCGTGTGATATCCGCATCTGTAGCGAGAATGCTCGCTTTTCGCAACCGGAGATCAATCTCGGCATTATGCCCGGCGGTGGCGGCACGCAACGCCTGACGCGACTCATCGGCGAAGGCCGGGCGATGGAACTGATCCTTTCAGGCGATATGATCGACGCCGCCACAGCCCATCGGTTCGGCCTGGTCAATCACGTATTTTCCTCCGAAGAGCTCGAGGCAAAAACAATGGAATTTGCCGGCAAGATCGCCGAAAAGGCGCCGATCGCACTGCAATTGTGCAAGGAAGCCGTAAAGTTCGCTTCGCATTCGAATCTGGACGAAGGCTTGCGACGTGAGGTCGACCTTTTTGCCATTGTATTCTCGACCGAGGATAAGCAGGAAGGCGTGTCGGCATTTCTCGAAAAGCGAAAGCCGGTTTTCAAGGGCAAGTAA
- a CDS encoding DUF3293 domain-containing protein, which produces MTDLAELYRQAVYVVEDGDISFRIRLGRKNHELNHYLAVQQIGNWAFLTAYNPNSTPIPDSKNLKRQSQLIDRLNAAKYRYLNGYGTSESGDWPPEASLFVADIERNEAMAIARDFGQTAILYGRSGGDAELVWCD; this is translated from the coding sequence ATGACCGATCTCGCTGAACTGTACCGTCAGGCCGTGTATGTTGTCGAAGACGGCGATATTTCTTTTAGGATCCGTCTGGGGCGTAAAAATCACGAGTTGAACCATTATCTTGCGGTACAACAGATCGGCAACTGGGCATTTCTAACGGCGTACAATCCTAACTCCACGCCGATACCTGACAGCAAAAATCTCAAACGGCAATCCCAATTGATCGATCGGCTCAACGCCGCAAAGTACCGCTATCTTAACGGTTACGGCACGAGTGAATCCGGCGATTGGCCGCCCGAGGCGTCGCTGTTTGTGGCCGATATTGAGCGAAACGAGGCAATGGCAATAGCCCGCGACTTCGGGCAAACCGCGATCCTTTACGGCCGATCCGGCGGTGATGCCGAGCTAGTTTGGTGCGACTGA
- the malQ gene encoding 4-alpha-glucanotransferase: MSKFARASGVLLHPTSLPGGYGIGDLGPEAYRFVDFLATAGQLYWQTLPLGPTGFGDSPYQSFSAFAGNPLIISPEMLIDDGLISAADLKGMPEFPVDKVDFGAVYEWKTLLLRKAFEGFGRVASAELLGEFETFCRETGFWLDDYTLYRSIKAAQDQKPWYEWPADLKLRDHQATAEAAAKLSEHIQSEKFYQFIFFRQWFALKAYANHNGIKIIGDIPIFVAADSADVWCNRSKFKLNSDGTAKVVAGVPPDYFSKTGQLWGNPIYDWDAMRADGFSWWIARVYSTLRSVDIVRIDHFRGFAAAWEVPGDDETAENGQWVDVPGREFFAALQKALGDLPVIAEDLGVITPDVTELRDGFGFPGMRILQYAFSGDAKNHDLPHNYIQNCVAYTGTHDNDTVVGWFNSQAGSGSTREAGEISHEHDHCLKYLNSDGTEIHWDLIRAVWASVADTAIVPMQDLLGLGTEARMNLPASESGNWQWRCARSYASGEIIERLKELSEIYGRSVGIKTET, encoded by the coding sequence ATGTCCAAATTCGCGCGTGCGTCAGGCGTACTACTTCATCCGACATCGCTGCCGGGTGGTTACGGCATCGGCGACCTCGGGCCCGAGGCGTATAGATTCGTCGATTTTTTAGCGACTGCCGGCCAGCTATATTGGCAGACTTTGCCGCTTGGGCCAACGGGTTTCGGAGATTCGCCTTACCAGAGCTTTTCGGCGTTTGCCGGCAATCCGCTGATCATCTCACCCGAAATGCTGATCGACGACGGCTTGATCTCGGCCGCAGACCTTAAGGGAATGCCGGAGTTCCCTGTCGACAAGGTCGATTTTGGTGCGGTTTATGAATGGAAGACGCTACTGCTACGAAAGGCGTTTGAAGGATTCGGTCGCGTAGCGAGTGCCGAGTTGCTCGGTGAATTTGAGACTTTTTGCCGCGAAACCGGATTCTGGCTCGACGACTACACACTGTACCGTTCGATCAAGGCGGCACAGGATCAAAAACCCTGGTACGAATGGCCGGCCGACCTCAAGCTACGCGACCATCAGGCGACGGCTGAAGCGGCTGCAAAGCTCTCTGAACACATCCAATCCGAAAAGTTCTATCAATTTATATTCTTTCGCCAGTGGTTTGCCCTCAAGGCTTACGCCAACCACAACGGTATTAAAATCATCGGCGACATACCGATCTTTGTCGCCGCCGATTCGGCAGATGTTTGGTGCAATCGGAGTAAGTTCAAATTAAACAGCGATGGTACGGCTAAGGTGGTCGCCGGGGTACCGCCGGATTATTTTTCAAAAACAGGTCAGTTGTGGGGCAATCCGATCTACGATTGGGATGCGATGCGGGCTGACGGATTTAGCTGGTGGATCGCTAGGGTATATTCGACGCTACGATCGGTAGATATCGTTCGCATCGATCATTTTCGCGGATTTGCGGCCGCGTGGGAAGTTCCCGGCGATGACGAGACGGCCGAAAATGGACAATGGGTCGATGTGCCGGGCCGCGAATTTTTTGCAGCGTTGCAGAAAGCACTGGGCGATCTGCCGGTGATCGCCGAAGACCTCGGCGTGATTACGCCGGATGTCACCGAACTGCGGGACGGATTTGGCTTTCCCGGCATGCGGATACTGCAGTATGCATTTAGCGGCGACGCCAAAAATCACGATCTGCCGCACAACTATATCCAAAATTGCGTCGCATACACCGGCACACACGACAACGATACGGTGGTCGGATGGTTTAATTCGCAGGCTGGCTCCGGCTCGACGCGCGAAGCGGGTGAGATCAGCCACGAGCACGATCATTGTCTCAAATACCTCAATAGCGACGGCACTGAGATCCATTGGGATCTCATCCGTGCTGTCTGGGCATCGGTGGCCGATACCGCTATTGTTCCTATGCAAGATCTACTGGGGCTCGGCACCGAGGCACGTATGAATTTGCCGGCTTCTGAGTCGGGCAACTGGCAATGGCGGTGCGCTCGGAGTTATGCATCAGGCGAGATCATAGAACGACTGAAAGAACTGTCGGAGATATATGGCAGAAGCGTCGGGATCAAAACGGAAACCTAA
- a CDS encoding phytanoyl-CoA dioxygenase family protein encodes MTTRKLTDHRSYILDAEQIRVFAANGHISLSGVATVAEIEQFQPAIKAAVAKYSSETRPLNERGTYGKAFLQITNLWQRDDTVKRFVFAKRFARIAAELLGVEKVRLYHDQALFKEPLGGHTPWHQDQYYWPLNTDRTITMWMPLVDIDTQMGMLAFASGSHKSGPVGSIPISDDSDAASVKYIAEQGFPIVTANRMSAGDATFHLGWTMHSAGRNASVATTREVMTIIYFADGTSITEPQNDEQAADLTAWLGGRRPGDVAISAINPILSQ; translated from the coding sequence ATGACCACTCGGAAACTAACAGATCATCGCTCATACATCTTGGATGCAGAGCAGATCCGAGTTTTTGCCGCAAACGGCCACATTTCGCTGTCCGGAGTTGCGACCGTTGCCGAGATCGAACAATTTCAGCCCGCGATCAAAGCGGCAGTCGCCAAATACTCGTCGGAGACTCGTCCGCTCAATGAACGCGGGACTTACGGCAAGGCTTTCCTGCAGATCACAAATCTTTGGCAGCGGGACGACACCGTCAAACGATTTGTTTTTGCAAAAAGATTTGCACGGATCGCAGCGGAGCTTTTGGGTGTCGAAAAGGTTAGGCTTTATCACGATCAGGCATTGTTCAAGGAACCGCTCGGCGGCCACACACCCTGGCATCAGGACCAATATTACTGGCCGCTCAACACCGATCGGACCATCACGATGTGGATGCCGCTTGTCGATATAGATACACAGATGGGAATGCTTGCGTTCGCCTCCGGTTCGCACAAAAGCGGTCCGGTTGGGAGCATCCCGATCTCGGACGATAGCGATGCCGCCTCCGTTAAATACATTGCGGAGCAAGGATTTCCGATCGTAACGGCCAATCGAATGAGCGCGGGTGACGCTACGTTTCATCTTGGCTGGACGATGCACTCAGCGGGCCGCAACGCATCGGTCGCGACGACTCGCGAAGTGATGACGATCATCTATTTTGCGGACGGCACATCGATCACAGAGCCGCAAAACGATGAACAGGCCGCCGATCTTACGGCGTGGTTGGGCGGGCGGCGGCCCGGTGATGTGGCCATCTCGGCGATCAACCCCATATTGAGTCAGTAA
- a CDS encoding cellulase family glycosylhydrolase has protein sequence MWIVNNRRMFRKRILALLAVLPLIASVASAIAGQGFVSARGGAFYRDGSQYTFVGANYWYGGLLGLEKDRKRGVERLRKELDLLKKNGVTNLRLPGGVEGTGPINDVARIGPSLQPTQGKFDESVLDGLDLILFEMGKRKMKAVIFLSNNWEWSGGFQQYLIWNKVVPESLLTRKPDWDELCDVVAKFYTCEPCKSGYRKQAELIIKRKNKLNGKPYIDDPTIMAWEIANEPRPMRAFAKEDYKLWLSQTSAMIKALDPNHLVTIGHEGWIGTQDIKLFESIHADKNVDYVTIHIWPKNWQWFTAGEMEAGYSGVVSETEKYIAENSAVAERLTKPLVIEEFGLPRDGQSFDPASKTTIRDAYFDRVLAKVGHGRIAGANFWAFGGTARPRLGQTFWRNGDEYMGDPPMEEQGLNTVFDRDRSTWQVIRKYSVGSR, from the coding sequence TTGTGGATCGTTAACAATCGCCGAATGTTCAGAAAGCGCATTTTGGCCCTTTTGGCCGTCTTACCGCTGATCGCCTCGGTTGCTTCGGCAATCGCGGGACAAGGCTTTGTAAGTGCGCGCGGTGGAGCCTTTTACAGGGATGGATCACAGTACACTTTCGTCGGCGCCAACTATTGGTACGGCGGACTGCTCGGACTGGAAAAGGATCGAAAGCGCGGTGTCGAAAGGCTTCGTAAGGAGCTAGATCTACTCAAAAAGAATGGCGTCACCAACCTGCGTCTGCCGGGCGGCGTCGAGGGTACGGGGCCCATCAACGATGTGGCTCGCATCGGTCCGTCCCTGCAGCCAACACAGGGTAAATTTGACGAATCTGTTCTCGACGGCCTCGACTTGATTCTGTTCGAGATGGGAAAGCGGAAAATGAAAGCGGTCATCTTCCTAAGCAATAACTGGGAATGGAGCGGCGGTTTTCAGCAATATCTGATCTGGAACAAAGTCGTCCCCGAAAGCCTGCTGACGCGAAAGCCGGACTGGGACGAACTTTGCGATGTCGTTGCAAAATTTTACACCTGCGAGCCGTGCAAGTCGGGATATCGAAAACAGGCCGAACTGATAATAAAGCGAAAAAACAAACTCAATGGTAAGCCGTACATCGACGACCCCACAATAATGGCGTGGGAGATCGCCAACGAACCGCGGCCAATGCGCGCGTTTGCAAAGGAAGATTACAAGCTGTGGTTGAGCCAAACCTCGGCTATGATCAAGGCACTTGACCCGAATCACCTCGTTACCATCGGGCACGAGGGTTGGATCGGGACACAGGACATCAAGCTTTTTGAGTCTATCCACGCGGATAAAAACGTGGATTATGTGACGATACACATCTGGCCAAAAAATTGGCAGTGGTTCACAGCGGGCGAGATGGAAGCAGGCTATTCCGGCGTAGTCAGCGAAACCGAAAAGTACATCGCCGAAAACTCAGCGGTCGCTGAACGCTTAACGAAACCGTTGGTGATCGAAGAGTTTGGGTTGCCGCGCGACGGACAATCCTTTGACCCGGCGTCCAAAACCACGATCCGCGACGCGTATTTCGATCGCGTTTTGGCAAAAGTCGGCCACGGCCGGATCGCCGGAGCAAACTTCTGGGCGTTTGGCGGGACCGCAAGGCCAAGGCTCGGACAGACGTTTTGGCGTAATGGCGATGAATATATGGGTGACCCGCCAATGGAAGAACAAGGGCTAAATACCGTGTTTGATCGCGACAGATCGACCTGGCAGGTGATCAGAAAATATTCGGTTGGTTCAAGATAA
- a CDS encoding VCBS repeat-containing protein has product MSKVYLDYAADMTGDGLPDLLVSEQGTAGLFTRARFFILPNLGNGNFGPPWATIEPQGTTIFNDYYSVVNVNNDGKPDLLIMLGSSGISGSFRTYINNGNGTFTEGPTNSLGTTRLLPDINGDGFGDYLSQNSGGTQFRYNLGNGDGTFGPTVVVLNHGGVPTVGEFNGDGKPDFIDSNHLHLNNGDMTWGTTDISALMAGSAIWGISDFNVDEKQDILTSNTSGALGFGILTSNGTTFTRADHIITADPSWIGYPSIGNWGGNSAPDLVFQPRYVSKKIILINDGSGNFTQQIYDGRIDITTGQRMVYADFDNDGKVDKMLATSYISNSRIMLRDVTSFSFIKQVCDQPGESRIVDYDRSNSTDWSFWNPANGDWSRRTLATQEGPPTAEETVNWGLESFGDIPTPGDFDGDGITDRAVYRNSTGYWYIRRSSDLVWFVFRFGLTGDKPVAADYDGDSITDIAVWRPSDGNWYVWRMGPQQFWAVHFGSDGDKPTPADYDGDLKTDVAVFRPSTGVWYYLKSSNNEFGVTVWGVATDKPIPADYDGDGKADIAVFRESNNFAYILKSTDQTPTYFGFGVAGDVIQVGDYDGDYVADLGVYRPSNRTWWTSAFPFGAAQTYGADGVIPTSSIFVDR; this is encoded by the coding sequence GTGTCAAAGGTGTATCTCGACTATGCCGCGGATATGACAGGCGACGGACTTCCGGACCTGCTCGTTTCAGAGCAAGGCACCGCCGGCTTATTTACCCGGGCAAGATTTTTCATACTCCCAAATCTTGGCAACGGGAATTTTGGTCCGCCGTGGGCGACGATCGAACCTCAGGGCACGACGATCTTCAACGATTACTATTCGGTCGTCAATGTTAACAATGACGGCAAGCCAGATCTGCTGATAATGCTCGGAAGTTCGGGTATTTCCGGATCTTTCAGGACGTATATTAACAATGGCAACGGAACATTTACCGAAGGGCCGACAAATTCACTGGGAACCACAAGGCTTCTGCCGGACATCAACGGTGATGGTTTTGGCGATTACCTATCTCAGAATAGCGGCGGGACACAGTTTCGATACAATCTCGGCAACGGTGACGGCACTTTTGGTCCCACGGTGGTCGTCTTGAACCACGGCGGCGTCCCTACAGTCGGGGAATTTAACGGTGACGGCAAACCGGATTTCATCGACAGCAACCACCTTCATCTTAATAACGGAGATATGACCTGGGGGACGACCGATATCAGTGCTCTCATGGCGGGCAGTGCGATCTGGGGCATTTCGGACTTTAATGTCGATGAGAAGCAAGACATTTTGACGTCAAATACGTCTGGCGCTCTCGGATTTGGGATTCTGACAAGCAACGGAACGACGTTCACGCGTGCTGACCATATTATTACGGCCGATCCGTCGTGGATCGGTTATCCGTCGATAGGGAATTGGGGCGGCAACAGTGCCCCCGACCTAGTCTTTCAACCGAGATATGTCAGCAAGAAAATTATTCTGATAAATGACGGCTCGGGCAATTTTACACAACAGATATACGACGGCCGCATCGACATCACCACTGGACAACGGATGGTCTATGCGGACTTTGATAACGATGGAAAGGTCGATAAGATGCTGGCTACGAGCTACATATCTAACTCGAGGATAATGCTTCGTGACGTAACTAGTTTCTCGTTTATCAAGCAGGTTTGCGATCAACCGGGCGAGTCGCGGATCGTCGATTATGACCGGTCGAACTCGACCGACTGGAGTTTCTGGAATCCGGCTAATGGCGACTGGTCGCGACGCACGCTCGCGACGCAAGAAGGCCCTCCTACCGCCGAGGAAACGGTCAATTGGGGTTTAGAAAGTTTCGGAGATATTCCGACGCCGGGAGATTTTGACGGTGATGGGATCACTGACCGTGCGGTTTACCGCAACAGTACCGGCTATTGGTATATTCGGCGCAGCAGTGACCTCGTGTGGTTCGTATTCCGCTTTGGGCTGACCGGCGACAAACCCGTCGCTGCCGACTATGACGGTGACTCGATAACGGACATCGCGGTCTGGCGTCCGTCCGATGGTAATTGGTACGTCTGGCGGATGGGTCCACAACAGTTTTGGGCAGTGCACTTCGGCTCTGACGGAGACAAACCGACGCCCGCCGATTATGACGGAGATCTAAAGACCGATGTAGCGGTATTTCGGCCGTCCACCGGAGTCTGGTATTACCTAAAAAGTTCGAATAACGAGTTTGGAGTGACGGTCTGGGGTGTCGCGACCGATAAGCCAATTCCCGCTGACTATGACGGTGACGGAAAAGCGGATATTGCAGTCTTTCGAGAATCCAATAATTTTGCTTACATACTGAAAAGCACAGATCAAACGCCCACCTATTTCGGGTTCGGCGTGGCGGGCGATGTGATCCAGGTCGGCGATTATGACGGAGATTATGTCGCCGATCTCGGCGTATATCGCCCATCAAACCGAACTTGGTGGACCTCGGCGTTCCCATTCGGTGCCGCCCAAACATATGGTGCCGATGGAGTTATACCGACATCTTCGATCTTTGTGGATCGTTAA
- the menC gene encoding o-succinylbenzoate synthase, producing the protein MNNLGLEKLELREIELPLKAPFETSFGTAFKRRILILRVFNRDGAVGYSECTAPEEPFFNHETTDSAWTIITKYIAPLLTKANIHSAEDVSKALAPIRGNRMAIGGVETAIWELESRIADQPLWKHLGGTQTEINSGVSIGLQKSTDILLEKVTREVDSGYQRIKLKIKPGQDIELVKTIRNAFPDILLSVDANSAYRLERDLDILKQLDDFDLLMIEQPLAAGDIVDHAKLQQQLKTSICLDESITCLADARHALELGSCRIINIKLGRVGGHSEARAIQAYASERNIPVWCGGMLESGIGRAHNIAMSTLAGFTLPGDVSASARYWNEDIIVPPVEVSSRGTITAPTAPGIGYAINESLIEKITTRSEVVDMRAT; encoded by the coding sequence ATGAATAATTTAGGTTTAGAGAAGCTGGAATTGCGTGAGATCGAGCTACCCCTGAAAGCTCCGTTTGAGACGAGCTTTGGAACTGCGTTTAAGCGTCGTATTTTGATCCTTCGCGTTTTTAATCGGGACGGTGCGGTCGGCTACAGCGAATGTACCGCCCCGGAAGAGCCGTTCTTCAATCACGAAACGACTGATTCCGCCTGGACGATAATTACAAAGTATATCGCACCGCTACTCACGAAGGCCAATATCCATAGTGCCGAGGACGTGTCGAAAGCCCTAGCTCCGATTCGGGGGAATCGTATGGCGATCGGGGGGGTTGAAACCGCGATTTGGGAGTTGGAATCCAGGATCGCCGATCAACCTCTCTGGAAGCATCTCGGCGGCACGCAGACGGAAATTAACAGCGGCGTTTCGATCGGGCTGCAAAAATCCACCGATATTCTGCTCGAAAAAGTGACGCGGGAGGTCGATAGCGGTTATCAGCGGATCAAGTTGAAGATCAAGCCAGGACAAGACATCGAGCTGGTCAAGACGATCCGAAACGCATTTCCCGACATCCTGCTTTCGGTCGATGCAAACTCGGCATATCGGCTCGAACGCGATCTAGACATCCTAAAGCAATTAGACGACTTCGATCTGTTGATGATCGAACAGCCGCTTGCCGCAGGTGACATTGTTGACCATGCAAAACTTCAGCAGCAGCTAAAAACGAGCATCTGCCTGGACGAGTCGATCACTTGCTTGGCCGACGCTAGACACGCTCTTGAACTCGGGTCGTGCCGGATAATCAATATCAAGCTTGGCCGCGTTGGCGGTCATTCAGAGGCACGAGCCATCCAGGCTTATGCTTCGGAACGAAACATCCCCGTTTGGTGCGGAGGAATGCTGGAAAGCGGTATAGGACGGGCACACAACATTGCCATGTCAACACTGGCCGGCTTCACACTGCCCGGTGACGTTTCCGCGTCTGCTAGATATTGGAACGAAGATATTATCGTACCACCGGTCGAGGTCAGCAGTAGAGGAACGATAACCGCCCCGACAGCCCCCGGCATCGGCTACGCAATAAACGAGAGCTTGATTGAAAAAATTACGACAAGAAGTGAAGTCGTTGACATGCGAGCTACCTAG
- a CDS encoding beta-lactamase family protein: MRIIAALLILWMTFPPFALGQSPNAPNLSTKPETAQPVADTWQTGRAELTAADVEAFLDGIVPQQLTRDDVAGATVAIVKDGKVLFAKGYGYADVANKKPVVANETLFRPGSISKLFTWTAVMQLVEQGKLDLDRDVNEYIDYKIPEAFGKPITLKNLLTHTPGFEESIKDLITFKQDSPDLGQYLKTHIPRRIFPPGTVPAYSNYGASLAGYIVERVSSEPFNTYVTEHIFKPLNMSHSTFAQPLSPELASKMSLGYTIASEKPLEAFEVVTPFPAGSLSSSADDMSRFMLAHLQEGRLGDIQILKPETAKLMHSRLFGLDPAANAMAYGFYEENRNGRRIVGHAGDTGAFHSDLHLVLDAGVGFFVSYNSAGRGQVSPRTILWEAFLDRYFPFSPPTATVSESSKQDIAAVSGTYESSRRPEGSFFKAFSLLSESTVAPTEDGMIEVDALLAPNGKPKRWQAIAPMQFREVGGQDLLVFKPDENGRMQMIIPYPFMTFQRVGLWQNSKVLLPVLVLSLIVMLLTLVFWFVGWIVRRHYGGTFELTRTEWWLRVGVRAAFALALVFLTSMVSLLMYAISNLDFLSDAGVIWFQMAQAIGVIATIGTLVVFFHAIYAWISKRYRIWGKLQATVFALACVGFLWFVFASHSLYFTSTF, from the coding sequence ATGAGAATCATAGCGGCTTTGTTGATATTGTGGATGACCTTTCCCCCGTTCGCGCTGGGGCAGTCTCCGAACGCACCGAATCTATCGACAAAGCCGGAAACCGCCCAACCGGTCGCCGACACGTGGCAAACGGGCCGTGCTGAATTGACGGCGGCAGACGTCGAGGCGTTTCTCGACGGCATCGTGCCGCAGCAGCTTACCCGCGACGACGTTGCCGGAGCGACGGTCGCCATCGTCAAAGATGGAAAAGTTCTGTTTGCAAAAGGCTATGGTTACGCCGATGTCGCCAATAAAAAACCTGTCGTTGCCAACGAAACGCTTTTTCGGCCCGGTTCTATCTCAAAGCTGTTTACGTGGACTGCGGTTATGCAGTTAGTCGAGCAAGGAAAACTTGATCTCGATCGCGATGTAAATGAATATATCGACTATAAGATCCCGGAAGCCTTTGGAAAACCGATCACGTTAAAGAATCTCTTGACGCATACGCCGGGCTTCGAAGAGTCGATAAAAGACCTCATTACGTTCAAGCAGGACAGCCCCGATCTTGGCCAGTACCTAAAGACCCATATTCCGCGGCGAATTTTTCCTCCCGGAACAGTTCCGGCGTATTCGAATTACGGTGCTTCACTCGCCGGTTATATTGTCGAACGCGTTTCCAGCGAGCCGTTCAATACGTATGTGACCGAACATATTTTTAAGCCGCTCAATATGAGCCATTCGACGTTCGCCCAACCGCTGTCGCCTGAGCTTGCTAGCAAAATGTCACTGGGTTACACGATCGCATCCGAAAAACCATTGGAGGCGTTCGAGGTCGTCACGCCATTTCCAGCGGGAAGTCTAAGCAGTTCGGCAGACGATATGTCGAGATTTATGCTCGCTCATCTTCAGGAAGGGCGACTGGGTGATATCCAGATCCTGAAGCCCGAAACGGCGAAACTTATGCACAGCCGCCTGTTTGGCCTTGATCCGGCGGCTAACGCAATGGCCTATGGGTTTTACGAAGAGAACCGAAATGGACGCCGCATCGTCGGACACGCCGGCGATACGGGAGCCTTTCATAGCGACCTGCATCTGGTATTGGACGCGGGCGTGGGATTCTTTGTCTCTTACAACAGCGCCGGACGAGGACAGGTTTCGCCGCGAACGATACTTTGGGAAGCGTTTCTCGACCGTTATTTTCCGTTTTCGCCGCCAACAGCGACCGTCTCTGAGAGCTCCAAACAAGATATAGCGGCAGTTAGCGGAACATACGAATCAAGCCGCCGCCCAGAAGGGTCATTTTTCAAAGCATTCTCGCTCCTTAGTGAATCGACCGTCGCCCCAACCGAGGACGGAATGATCGAAGTCGATGCCTTGCTCGCACCGAACGGCAAACCAAAACGCTGGCAGGCAATAGCTCCGATGCAATTCCGTGAGGTCGGCGGCCAGGACCTTCTAGTATTCAAGCCAGATGAAAATGGCCGGATGCAGATGATCATCCCGTATCCGTTTATGACGTTTCAAAGGGTGGGATTATGGCAGAACAGCAAAGTGTTGCTGCCGGTTCTGGTGCTCTCGCTCATCGTGATGCTACTTACTCTAGTCTTTTGGTTTGTTGGTTGGATCGTTAGGCGACACTACGGCGGCACATTCGAGCTGACACGCACCGAATGGTGGCTACGGGTCGGAGTTCGCGCTGCATTTGCACTTGCACTGGTCTTTTTGACCTCGATGGTCAGTCTTCTGATGTACGCCATCTCGAATCTAGACTTTTTGAGTGACGCAGGGGTCATTTGGTTCCAGATGGCACAGGCGATAGGCGTCATCGCTACCATCGGTACACTGGTTGTCTTTTTCCACGCGATCTACGCCTGGATAAGCAAGCGATACCGCATCTGGGGCAAGCTCCAGGCAACAGTTTTCGCGTTGGCTTGTGTTGGATTTCTCTGGTTTGTTTTCGCCAGTCACTCATTGTATTTCACGTCGACGTTTTAG